The stretch of DNA TTTTCAAAATGTGGTTGAAGCATAGCTATAGGCAGGAACCTTAGCAAGCTTCTGGTCTTTCATCATATTCCTAACTCTCTCAACATCTTTCCACATCCCTCTGAGTGCATACACATTAGCCAAGACAACATACACACCATCATTCCAAGGCTCGAGCTCCACCATGTGTTGAGCCACCCACTCAGCCATCTCAACGTCTCCAAACTTCTCACACACACCCATCAAACAACCCCAAACCATCACGTTAGGCTTCATTGGCATCCTTTCCACCACTTTCTTGGCCTCCTCAAGCTGCCCATCCCTGCTCAACAAATCAACTATGCATCCGTAGTGAGATAACCCCGGTTCTAGTTCGAATTCTGACTTCATCATTGCGAAATACGCTTTTCCTTCCTCCACAAGACCTCCATGGACGCAAGCACTGAGAACCCCCACGAACGTGACCTTGTTTGGTTTAACACCGATCTCTCTCATCTGACGGAAGCATTCCAAGGCCTCTAATGTATTCCCGTTAGCTGCGTAACTCATGATCATGGAACTCCAGGAGACAACGTTTCTCTGTGGCATTTTCTCGAACACTTGACTCGCTAAATCCATACGACCGCATTTCCCATACATATCAATGAGCGAATTCATCATCATGATATCAGATTTGTCTTGAGTTTTAGCTTGTAGAACGCATTTATGCAACTGGGAAGCTAAGCTCAAGTTACCTAATCCACCACAAGCTGAAGTCACACTCACCATAGTGAAATCATCCGGCTCAAACCCACTCCTTTTCATCTCCGTAAACATTTCCACAGCCTCATCAGCTCTCCCCGCGTGATTCAACCCTCCGATAACA from Camelina sativa cultivar DH55 chromosome 9, Cs, whole genome shotgun sequence encodes:
- the LOC104713383 gene encoding pentatricopeptide repeat-containing protein At1g77170-like encodes the protein MFFFSSLISKLHVTTKTRTNHFRLNHFASVSASSITSLSPQDRNKLLATLLSNCTSLARVRRIHGDIFRSRILDHYPIPFLWNNIMRSYIRHDSPLDAVQVYLGMVRSNVLPDRYTLPIVIKAAVQIHDFPMGKQLHSVAVRLGFVGDEFCESGFITLYFKAGEFENARKVFDENPERKLGSWNAVIGGLNHAGRADEAVEMFTEMKRSGFEPDDFTMVSVTSACGGLGNLSLASQLHKCVLQAKTQDKSDIMMMNSLIDMYGKCGRMDLASQVFEKMPQRNVVSWSSMIMSYAANGNTLEALECFRQMREIGVKPNKVTFVGVLSACVHGGLVEEGKAYFAMMKSEFELEPGLSHYGCIVDLLSRDGQLEEAKKVVERMPMKPNVMVWGCLMGVCEKFGDVEMAEWVAQHMVELEPWNDGVYVVLANVYALRGMWKDVERVRNMMKDQKLAKVPAYSYASTTF